In a genomic window of Echeneis naucrates chromosome 4, fEcheNa1.1, whole genome shotgun sequence:
- the LOC115042373 gene encoding claudin-19-like — MSSSGLQLLGFFLSLVGLSAVVAATFMVEWKQRQQGSKHHLYEGLWTRCSGNEIITCEPHDSLLDLPAEVQATRAVMLLSIFLSTVALLLSTVGMKCTRFMDGKAESKSTTAMVGGIMFMVSGLLAIAITSWYVTVIVQSFQVTHHLQSSEFGKAVFVSWAGGLLLMAGGSFLSCRRCSRSQSSSSESVSSNHLLSTTNPKSNYV, encoded by the exons ATGTCCAGCTCGGGACTGCAGCTCCTCGGATTCTTCCTCTCCCTGGTCGGCCTCTCCGCCGTGGTGGCCGCCACCTTCATGGTGGAGTGGAAGCAGCGGCAGCAGGGCAGCAAACACCACCTGTACGAGGGCCTGTGGACGCGCTGCAGCGGCAACGAGATCATCACCTGCGAGCCGCACGACTCTCTGCTGGACCTGCCAG CTGAAGTCCAGGCCACCAGAGCCGTGATGCTGCTCAGCATCTTCCTGTCCACCGTGGCCCTGCTGCTCTCCACCGTGGGAATGAAGTGCACCCGCTTCATGGACGGCAAAGCTGAGAGCAAGTCCACCACAGCCATGGTGGGGGGAATCATGTTCATGGTCTCAG GTCTACTGGCCATCGCCATCACTTCCTGGTACGTCACAGTGATCGTTCAGAGCTTCCAAGTGACCCATCATCTGCAAAg CTCTGAGTTCGGTAAGGCTGTGTTTGTCAGCTGGGCCGGCGGCCTCCTCCTCATGGCCGGCGGCTCCTTCCTGAGCTGTCGACGATGCTCCCGGTCTCAGTCGTCGTCTTCCGAGTCCGTGAGCTCAAACCACCTCTTGTCCACCACCAACCCCAAGTCCAACTACGTCTAG